A stretch of the Porifericola rhodea genome encodes the following:
- a CDS encoding VOC family protein: MKMHTGFITRNLQECKAFYEQYFGFEVIYEVEWFVLLRKGPYELAFMQPELPGQHRLFQPVFSQGIWLAMEVGDVDAEYQRLSETGAPIVTKPKNEAWGDRHFVVEDPNGMGVDVYMRLPVEETEKV; this comes from the coding sequence ATGAAAATGCACACCGGATTTATTACCCGAAATTTACAGGAATGTAAAGCTTTTTACGAGCAGTATTTTGGCTTTGAGGTTATTTATGAGGTAGAGTGGTTTGTATTGCTACGCAAAGGACCTTACGAACTGGCTTTTATGCAGCCAGAACTGCCGGGCCAGCATCGCTTATTCCAGCCAGTATTTAGCCAGGGCATCTGGTTGGCGATGGAGGTAGGCGATGTAGATGCGGAGTACCAGCGTTTATCCGAGACGGGGGCTCCTATTGTTACTAAGCCTAAAAATGAGGCCTGGGGTGACCGTCACTTTGTGGTGGAAGATCCTAATGGTATGGGTGTGGATGTATATATGCGCCTGCCAGTAGAGGAAACAGAAAAAGTGTAG
- a CDS encoding helix-turn-helix transcriptional regulator, translating to MSKTNELLQPMNRIDRLTAILIQLQSQRITRAQDLATRFDISLRTVYRDVRALEEAGVPVGSEAGVGYFLADGYRLPPVMFSPEEARALITAHHFINSFTDIGVQQAYESALYKIKSVLGSQEQEMLEDLHNKVKVVPTVAQPEHPQDIHLSKIQQALMQRQVIAVEYFSPGNATFTNRNIEPIGLVYYSDAWHVIAFCQLRQDYRDFRLDRMSKVKILTTHYHLRDRLSLEQYLQQQSQTTDARLMKVVFDQKVVRYTQQARYQHGFVQEEVHEKSTEMWFMVGSENFFARWLMMYGSYVHVLEPCSLKELMQKLSSDLYEHYH from the coding sequence TTGAGTAAGACTAATGAGTTGCTCCAACCTATGAACCGTATAGATCGCCTTACTGCCATCCTTATTCAGTTGCAAAGTCAGAGAATAACCCGGGCGCAAGATCTGGCTACCCGTTTTGATATAAGTTTGCGTACGGTCTACCGCGATGTGCGAGCTCTGGAAGAAGCCGGTGTGCCCGTAGGCTCTGAGGCGGGCGTAGGTTATTTTCTGGCAGATGGTTACCGGTTGCCTCCGGTCATGTTTAGTCCTGAAGAAGCGCGTGCTCTTATCACCGCACACCATTTTATCAACTCATTTACCGATATTGGGGTACAGCAGGCCTACGAAAGTGCGCTGTATAAAATTAAATCTGTATTGGGTAGTCAGGAACAGGAGATGCTGGAAGATTTGCACAATAAGGTAAAGGTAGTCCCTACTGTAGCGCAGCCTGAGCATCCGCAGGATATCCATCTCAGCAAAATCCAACAGGCACTGATGCAAAGACAAGTAATTGCAGTAGAGTATTTTTCTCCGGGCAATGCTACTTTTACCAATCGTAATATTGAACCTATTGGCCTGGTCTATTATAGCGATGCCTGGCATGTAATAGCCTTTTGCCAACTACGTCAGGACTATCGTGACTTCCGACTGGATAGGATGAGTAAAGTAAAAATATTAACTACTCACTATCATTTAAGGGACCGTCTTTCGCTGGAGCAGTACCTGCAACAGCAGAGCCAGACTACAGATGCTCGTTTGATGAAAGTTGTCTTTGACCAAAAAGTGGTCAGGTATACACAACAGGCAAGGTATCAGCATGGCTTTGTGCAGGAAGAAGTGCACGAAAAAAGTACAGAGATGTGGTTTATGGTAGGTTCAGAAAACTTTTTCGCTCGCTGGCTTATGATGTACGGAAGCTATGTGCATGTACTGGAACCTTGCAGTCTCAAAGAGCTAATGCAAAAGCTTTCATCCGATTTATATGAGCATTATCATTAA
- a CDS encoding RNA polymerase sigma factor: MNQKQAFYHFLEQNTAVVSKVCRIYANNADEFQDYFQEVVLQLWRSYQSFRGEAKASTWVYRIALNVCLTQLKLKKRRPDHTALEAAPLHALAQQNYDATQDEQIRKMYAAIRQLKEIDRAIILLYLEARSYEEIAEVVGISMSNVGVRINRIKQQLNKLIHGRSASIVG; this comes from the coding sequence ATGAACCAAAAACAAGCCTTTTATCATTTTCTGGAGCAGAATACCGCCGTGGTAAGCAAGGTCTGTCGCATATATGCTAACAATGCTGATGAGTTTCAAGACTATTTTCAGGAAGTGGTATTACAACTCTGGCGCTCCTACCAATCATTCAGGGGTGAGGCCAAAGCATCTACCTGGGTGTACCGAATAGCATTAAACGTATGCCTTACTCAGCTTAAGCTTAAAAAGAGACGACCTGATCATACAGCACTGGAAGCAGCACCGCTTCATGCACTGGCACAACAAAACTATGACGCTACGCAGGATGAGCAGATAAGAAAAATGTATGCGGCTATCCGGCAGCTGAAAGAGATAGACAGGGCTATCATTCTTCTGTACTTAGAGGCCAGGTCTTATGAAGAGATAGCCGAGGTGGTAGGAATAAGCATGAGCAATGTAGGTGTACGTATCAATAGAATCAAACAACAATTAAACAAATTAATACATGGAAGATCTGCAAGCATTGTGGGATAG
- a CDS encoding TraB/GumN family protein: protein MKRTLASLLSLAFGCIFSAYAQNSNSLLWEISGKDLETPSYLFGTIHLMCPQDIKITPAMQEALSASERLVLEIDMDEPGVMQKMQSASIMQDGSTLKSLLSEKDYQFLEQYLKDSLSIPIQAVNAMNPMMLSTVLMLPVLDCQPGSYEMSLVKQAQEKEMEVYGLETIEDQVAIFNAIPLDKQSEYLMSSIREHERSVKEIKALLSAYHSENIDALYKLVHDSMKPMEGAEKVMLDDRNNKWLPQITEMSQEGATFFAVGAGHLSGPQGVIELLREKGYQLKPIQ from the coding sequence ATGAAAAGAACATTAGCCTCATTACTCAGCCTTGCTTTTGGATGTATATTTTCTGCCTACGCGCAAAACAGCAACTCTTTATTATGGGAGATAAGTGGTAAAGACCTGGAAACACCTTCTTACCTTTTTGGTACTATTCATCTGATGTGCCCACAGGATATAAAAATAACACCTGCTATGCAGGAGGCTCTCTCTGCAAGCGAACGCTTAGTGCTAGAAATAGATATGGACGAGCCGGGAGTCATGCAAAAGATGCAGAGTGCCTCTATTATGCAGGATGGATCTACCCTCAAAAGCCTGCTAAGTGAAAAGGACTACCAGTTTTTGGAGCAATACCTGAAAGACTCTTTAAGCATACCAATTCAGGCAGTAAACGCCATGAACCCCATGATGCTAAGTACAGTACTCATGCTTCCCGTTCTGGACTGTCAACCAGGTTCATACGAAATGTCACTGGTTAAACAAGCTCAAGAAAAAGAGATGGAAGTATACGGCTTGGAGACTATAGAAGATCAGGTGGCGATTTTCAATGCGATTCCCTTAGATAAGCAATCAGAATACCTGATGAGCTCTATTCGCGAGCATGAGCGTTCGGTCAAAGAAATAAAGGCGCTCCTCAGCGCTTACCACTCGGAGAACATAGATGCTCTGTACAAACTGGTGCACGATAGTATGAAGCCTATGGAAGGTGCAGAAAAAGTAATGCTGGATGATAGAAATAACAAATGGCTTCCTCAGATTACCGAAATGTCGCAGGAGGGAGCCACCTTTTTTGCGGTAGGTGCAGGTCACCTTTCTGGCCCTCAGGGCGTAATTGAGCTTTTGAGAGAAAAAGGTTATCAGTTGAAGCCTATCCAGTAA
- a CDS encoding sigma factor, whose protein sequence is MKEDFIHIVQQHQGIIHKVCRIYRDSTEEREDLFQEIVYQLWKSWPSFRGEAKVSRWM, encoded by the coding sequence TTGAAAGAAGATTTTATCCATATCGTACAGCAGCATCAGGGGATCATTCACAAGGTATGTCGTATCTATCGTGATAGCACTGAAGAACGGGAAGACCTGTTTCAGGAGATAGTATATCAGTTATGGAAATCATGGCCTTCTTTTCGGGGAGAGGCCAAAGTGAGCCGTTGGATGTAA